A single genomic interval of Aegicerativicinus sediminis harbors:
- a CDS encoding alpha-L-fucosidase has translation MFSNFFNIILSYFNLRVIFVIYFISAFWLSCKNHEPTGNLMDVASTMQIDSNDTRDSIILKAAHVVPTKNQLAALQDEFIAFVHYGPNAFTRLEWGSGFEDPKIFALDSLNTDQWCEAMKEAGMTKVILTAKHHDGFVLWQSRYTDHGVMSTDFQNGEGDILRELSESCQKYGLKLGVYLSPADLYQIESENGLYGNLSKPTLRTIPAAAKGRPFENKTTFQFKVDDYNAYFLNQLFEILTEYGPVDEVWFDGAHPKRKGGQQYDYIAWKELISTLAPNAVIFGKEDIRWCGNENGKTRETEWNVIPYEKDPKTKNHFDDLTNVELGEREQLYTANYLHYQPAETNTSIREGWFYRDDETQQVRNADDVFDMYERSVGGNSTFLLNIPPNREGRFSAMDVAVLKEVGERIKSTYSKNLIEDWQGPKELYDNDLETFVLLDSINNSIEIKSDKPVKFNRIVLQEDIKNHGERVEKFKVLAWIGGEWKEIAKSTNIGYKRILRFPEIKTDKLKFQVDQYRYLPAIATIEAHYYAPRPPVVTIDRTNDGFVVLDVDRGNFKWKPHGENSLGNLSGDYEIRYTTDGSMPTRDSQLFEGVFSFRSGEIKAVSVVGGKIGQVSSKVIGIPKIGLFQFDSRNDFRKEHMLLAFDDSLETVFYFHKEEKKPLSMSFNLLEPINAKSFIYYPSLEANVGFISKGKISTSMDGKNWSEPTMFEFGNIQNDPSARSVDFTKSGAFRYVKITILETVGNSARIGVAEIDLIE, from the coding sequence ATGTTTTCTAACTTTTTTAATATAATCCTATCATATTTCAACCTTCGAGTAATTTTCGTAATCTATTTTATCTCTGCCTTTTGGTTATCCTGTAAAAATCATGAGCCAACAGGTAATTTGATGGATGTTGCATCTACTATGCAAATAGATTCAAATGATACTAGGGATTCTATTATTCTTAAAGCTGCACATGTAGTTCCAACTAAAAATCAATTAGCAGCATTGCAAGATGAGTTTATTGCTTTTGTCCACTATGGCCCAAATGCTTTTACCCGTTTGGAATGGGGGTCTGGTTTTGAGGACCCAAAAATATTCGCATTAGATTCGTTGAATACAGACCAATGGTGTGAAGCGATGAAAGAAGCTGGCATGACCAAAGTAATTTTAACGGCTAAGCACCACGATGGATTTGTTTTGTGGCAATCTAGGTATACAGATCATGGTGTCATGTCTACAGATTTCCAAAATGGAGAAGGAGATATACTGAGGGAACTTTCAGAATCTTGCCAAAAATATGGATTAAAACTCGGAGTTTATTTATCTCCGGCAGATTTATATCAAATTGAAAGTGAAAATGGACTCTATGGTAATCTCAGTAAACCCACACTTCGCACCATCCCGGCTGCTGCGAAGGGTCGACCGTTTGAAAACAAAACCACTTTTCAGTTTAAGGTTGACGATTACAATGCCTATTTCTTAAATCAGCTTTTTGAAATTCTTACCGAATATGGACCAGTGGATGAAGTTTGGTTTGATGGGGCCCATCCAAAGAGAAAAGGTGGGCAGCAATATGATTATATCGCTTGGAAAGAATTGATTTCTACTTTGGCTCCTAATGCGGTAATCTTTGGTAAAGAGGACATCCGTTGGTGTGGTAATGAAAATGGAAAAACGAGAGAAACCGAATGGAATGTTATTCCTTATGAAAAAGATCCCAAAACCAAGAATCATTTTGATGATTTAACCAATGTTGAACTTGGAGAGCGGGAACAATTGTACACGGCAAATTATTTACACTACCAACCTGCTGAGACCAATACGTCAATACGGGAAGGTTGGTTTTATCGGGATGATGAAACACAGCAAGTGAGAAATGCAGACGACGTATTCGATATGTATGAACGCTCCGTGGGAGGTAATTCAACCTTTCTGTTAAATATTCCACCAAATAGGGAAGGCCGTTTTTCTGCTATGGATGTAGCTGTTTTAAAGGAAGTAGGGGAAAGGATAAAATCGACTTACTCAAAAAACCTAATTGAAGATTGGCAAGGCCCCAAAGAACTCTATGACAATGATTTGGAAACCTTTGTATTGTTAGACTCTATTAACAATAGTATTGAAATTAAATCTGATAAACCTGTAAAGTTCAATCGTATTGTTTTGCAGGAAGATATTAAAAACCACGGTGAACGGGTTGAAAAATTTAAGGTACTCGCATGGATTGGGGGAGAGTGGAAAGAGATTGCAAAAAGCACGAATATAGGCTATAAACGGATACTCCGTTTTCCGGAAATAAAAACTGACAAATTAAAATTTCAAGTTGATCAATATCGCTATTTACCGGCCATTGCTACCATTGAAGCTCACTATTATGCTCCGAGACCTCCTGTCGTTACCATTGATAGAACAAACGACGGGTTCGTGGTACTCGATGTAGATAGAGGAAACTTTAAGTGGAAACCACATGGAGAAAATAGTTTGGGGAATCTTAGCGGTGATTATGAAATAAGATATACTACTGATGGCTCCATGCCAACTAGAGACTCTCAATTATTCGAAGGTGTATTTTCTTTTAGGTCTGGAGAAATAAAAGCTGTATCGGTGGTCGGCGGTAAAATAGGACAAGTTAGTAGTAAGGTTATTGGTATTCCCAAAATTGGTTTGTTTCAATTTGATTCAAGGAATGATTTTAGAAAGGAACATATGCTGTTAGCATTTGATGATAGCCTTGAAACCGTATTTTATTTCCACAAAGAAGAAAAGAAACCACTTTCAATGTCATTTAATCTTTTAGAACCCATCAATGCAAAATCATTTATTTATTACCCGTCCTTAGAGGCAAATGTTGGGTTTATTTCGAAAGGAAAAATTTCAACCAGTATGGATGGCAAAAATTGGAGTGAACCTACCATGTTTGAATTTGGTAATATTCAAAATGATCCTTCTGCTCGAAGTGTTGATTTTACCAAATCAGGGGCATTTAGATACGTTAAAATAACAATTTTGGAAACG
- a CDS encoding aldo/keto reductase → MMEYRDIGHSDLQLSAITFGAWAAGGWMWGGTDYNEAVNAIRTAYDCGVTSIDTAPAYGMGQSEKVVGDAIKELKRDHIQILTKFGLRWDIDKGVYYFSTSKNDGTPTDMHKYAGKESIIVECEASLRRLGTDYIDLYQIHWPDLSTPIEETMEAVQTLIDQGKVRFAGVCNYKEEQLIEAKKYIDIISDQLPFSMVKRGIETDPLPYTIRHGMSVLAYSPLERGLLTGKLNPHHQFAEGDHRANYPYFKPVNIERTNSILNRIKPIADEHEVTLAQLVLRWTVEQPGITVALAGARNSKQAKENAEAMDIPLHPDQLKQIDEVLVDLKLEL, encoded by the coding sequence ATGATGGAATACAGAGATATAGGACATTCTGATCTTCAATTATCTGCAATAACTTTTGGGGCTTGGGCGGCTGGAGGTTGGATGTGGGGTGGAACCGATTATAATGAAGCAGTAAATGCTATAAGAACAGCTTATGATTGCGGGGTTACATCTATAGATACTGCACCCGCATATGGAATGGGCCAAAGTGAGAAAGTGGTGGGAGATGCGATTAAGGAACTAAAAAGAGACCACATCCAAATATTAACAAAGTTTGGATTACGCTGGGATATCGATAAGGGTGTTTATTATTTCAGTACCTCCAAAAATGATGGCACTCCAACAGACATGCATAAATATGCAGGTAAAGAGTCAATTATTGTAGAATGTGAAGCTAGCTTACGCAGATTGGGTACTGATTATATTGACCTTTACCAGATCCATTGGCCAGATTTGTCAACCCCAATAGAGGAAACAATGGAAGCTGTCCAAACATTGATAGACCAAGGAAAAGTAAGGTTTGCCGGAGTATGTAACTATAAAGAAGAGCAACTTATTGAAGCAAAGAAATATATTGATATCATTTCAGACCAATTACCTTTCAGTATGGTTAAACGCGGCATAGAAACCGATCCTCTTCCATACACCATTCGTCATGGCATGTCTGTTTTGGCCTATAGTCCGCTTGAACGAGGATTATTGACGGGGAAATTAAATCCGCACCATCAGTTTGCTGAAGGCGACCATAGAGCCAATTATCCGTATTTCAAACCTGTAAATATTGAACGGACCAATTCAATTTTAAACAGAATTAAACCAATTGCAGATGAGCATGAAGTTACATTGGCTCAATTGGTATTGAGATGGACCGTAGAACAGCCTGGAATAACGGTTGCATTAGCTGGAGCAAGAAACAGCAAACAGGCCAAGGAAAATGCGGAAGCAATGGATATTCCTTTACATCCAGATCAATTAAAACAAATTGATGAGGTCTTAGTCGATCTGAAATTAGAATTATAG
- a CDS encoding amidohydrolase family protein, giving the protein MKHFFSTKSVIVLFLVFVNSYFCNAQEMSFEEYNPTSTLVVPENPVIRAKFPFIDVHGHQYNMPNQDLTDVVKAMDTLNMQLMVNLSGRSGDDLIKSINNIKTNFPGRFVVFCNVNFDGVGSEGWAEKTVAQLEKDVENGARGLKVYKSLGLRNTDSDGNRLAVDDERLQPVWEKCGELGIPVLIHSADPKSFWDEFDGDNERWLELKTHPRRKRGADDPAPWEQIIQEQHNMFRKNPNTKFINAHMGWFANDLGFLGQLMDELPNMYVGIGAIIAELGRQPRNAKLFFEKYQDRILFGKDSWQPTEFPTYFRVLETADEYFPYHKKYHAFWAMYGLDLPDEILKKVYYKNALKIIPGLDASAFPN; this is encoded by the coding sequence ATGAAACATTTTTTTTCCACCAAGTCTGTTATTGTCTTATTCCTTGTTTTTGTAAATAGTTATTTCTGTAATGCGCAAGAAATGAGTTTTGAAGAATACAATCCGACATCTACTTTGGTAGTTCCAGAAAATCCTGTTATAAGAGCAAAATTCCCATTTATAGATGTGCACGGTCACCAATATAATATGCCAAATCAGGATTTAACTGATGTGGTCAAGGCAATGGATACCTTGAATATGCAATTAATGGTAAATTTAAGTGGTCGCTCTGGTGATGATTTAATAAAGTCGATTAATAATATAAAAACTAATTTTCCTGGCCGCTTTGTTGTGTTTTGTAATGTAAATTTTGATGGAGTTGGTTCAGAGGGATGGGCTGAAAAAACAGTGGCCCAATTAGAGAAAGATGTTGAAAATGGTGCAAGAGGTTTAAAAGTTTATAAAAGTTTGGGGCTTAGAAATACAGATTCAGATGGAAACCGGTTAGCCGTAGATGATGAACGATTGCAGCCTGTTTGGGAGAAGTGTGGAGAACTAGGTATACCCGTTTTAATACATTCAGCCGATCCTAAATCCTTTTGGGATGAATTTGATGGGGATAACGAGCGCTGGTTAGAGTTGAAAACGCATCCTAGAAGAAAAAGAGGCGCAGATGATCCTGCCCCATGGGAACAAATTATACAAGAGCAACATAACATGTTTAGAAAAAACCCCAATACTAAATTTATTAATGCCCATATGGGCTGGTTTGCAAATGACCTAGGTTTTTTGGGCCAATTGATGGATGAATTACCCAATATGTATGTGGGGATAGGGGCTATAATTGCGGAGTTAGGTAGACAACCTCGTAATGCAAAATTATTTTTTGAAAAATACCAGGATCGCATTTTATTTGGAAAAGACAGTTGGCAACCGACAGAATTCCCTACATATTTTAGAGTTTTAGAAACTGCAGATGAATATTTCCCATACCATAAAAAGTACCATGCATTTTGGGCCATGTATGGTTTGGACTTGCCAGATGAAATTTTAAAAAAGGTGTATTACAAAAATGCCCTGAAAATTATTCCTGGATTGGATGCCTCGGCATTCCCGAATTAA
- a CDS encoding heavy metal translocating P-type ATPase — protein MGDHSHSHSSTEIHNHGGIFGPKTELIFSILAGIFLIFTFLLESFEFISEPLAIGLYIVSYFFGGYYAAIEAWVKTIKGEFEIDFLMIVAAIGAAYIGSWAEGALLLFLFSLGHALENHALNKAKKSIEALGNLSPTTAFIKDNGELKEIPIEELKIGDVIVVKPNAKIAADGVIIEGYSSINQAPITGESIPVEKSAITYLDNLPPFEKIEKNHVVYTGTINGDNVIEVKVLKLSSDSTISRLIDMVSKVETNKSPTQRVTKKFEKWYVPVVIIMVIVLCFAFLVIDETFNESLYRAICALVAASPCALAISTPSAVLSGVARAANKGVLIKGGKALEDLGTLKTIAFDKTGTLTEGRPKLTNTIVFNGLPKEEFLQMVYAVESMSNHPLARAISRDLRNQNGINTSLKAENIQAVHGMGIKAVFKNQLVYIGNEKLLDSLQLNLTEEIQETLGSLRKEGHTAMLVARENELLGLVSVMDVPRKTVPNTLKRLKSLGISKMIMLTGDHQNVGSAIAKEIGLTEARGNLLPEDKVEAIEELKKRDSKIAMVGDGVNDAPAMASSTVGIAMGAAGSDVALETADVALMSDKIERLPFVIGLSRASKRIITQNLWISLGVVALLVPATIIGMANIGIAVVFHEGSTIVVVLNALRLLAYNDKTI, from the coding sequence ATGGGAGACCACAGTCATTCTCATTCCTCAACAGAAATCCACAACCATGGTGGTATTTTTGGCCCTAAAACTGAATTGATTTTTTCAATTCTCGCAGGGATTTTCCTCATTTTTACCTTTTTATTAGAGAGCTTCGAATTTATTTCGGAACCGCTAGCCATTGGTCTTTATATTGTTTCTTATTTTTTTGGGGGCTATTATGCCGCTATAGAAGCCTGGGTTAAAACAATTAAAGGCGAATTTGAAATTGATTTTCTAATGATTGTTGCGGCTATTGGTGCCGCTTATATTGGCAGTTGGGCAGAAGGTGCCTTGCTGCTTTTTCTTTTTAGTTTAGGTCATGCCTTAGAAAATCATGCTTTAAATAAGGCAAAGAAATCCATAGAAGCATTAGGCAATTTATCCCCTACAACAGCATTTATTAAGGATAATGGTGAATTAAAAGAGATTCCGATAGAGGAATTGAAAATTGGGGATGTCATAGTTGTAAAACCTAATGCCAAAATCGCGGCGGATGGTGTGATAATTGAAGGGTATAGTAGCATAAACCAGGCACCCATAACAGGAGAAAGTATTCCTGTTGAAAAGTCAGCGATCACTTACTTAGACAATTTGCCCCCTTTTGAAAAAATTGAAAAAAACCATGTCGTTTATACGGGTACTATAAATGGCGATAATGTCATTGAAGTTAAAGTACTTAAGTTAAGTTCTGACTCTACCATTTCTCGTTTAATCGATATGGTAAGTAAAGTAGAAACCAATAAATCTCCTACCCAACGGGTTACTAAAAAGTTTGAGAAATGGTATGTGCCAGTAGTAATTATAATGGTTATTGTTTTATGTTTTGCATTTTTGGTAATTGATGAGACCTTTAATGAAAGTTTGTACAGAGCCATATGTGCTTTGGTTGCTGCTAGTCCATGTGCCTTAGCAATTTCTACACCTTCTGCAGTATTAAGTGGTGTTGCTCGAGCAGCGAATAAAGGTGTCCTTATTAAAGGCGGTAAAGCATTAGAAGATTTGGGGACCTTAAAAACGATTGCTTTTGATAAAACAGGCACTTTAACGGAAGGAAGGCCAAAACTCACAAATACCATTGTATTTAATGGCCTGCCGAAAGAGGAGTTTTTGCAAATGGTTTATGCGGTAGAAAGTATGAGCAATCATCCTTTGGCTAGAGCAATTTCTAGAGATTTAAGAAATCAGAATGGAATTAATACGTCTTTAAAAGCCGAGAATATTCAAGCTGTTCATGGTATGGGAATAAAGGCTGTTTTTAAGAATCAGCTGGTTTATATAGGTAATGAAAAGTTGTTGGATTCCCTTCAGCTGAACCTAACTGAAGAAATTCAGGAAACATTAGGTAGTCTCAGAAAAGAAGGACATACTGCAATGTTGGTGGCAAGGGAAAATGAATTATTGGGTTTGGTGAGTGTTATGGATGTGCCGAGAAAAACAGTTCCAAATACGTTAAAACGGCTTAAGTCTCTTGGAATTAGCAAAATGATAATGCTTACGGGGGACCATCAAAATGTTGGGTCTGCAATTGCAAAGGAAATTGGCCTAACGGAAGCGCGAGGAAATTTGTTGCCAGAAGATAAGGTGGAGGCAATAGAAGAACTTAAGAAAAGGGATTCAAAAATTGCAATGGTAGGTGATGGGGTTAATGATGCTCCAGCAATGGCAAGTAGCACCGTTGGTATTGCCATGGGTGCGGCCGGTAGCGACGTGGCTTTAGAAACAGCGGATGTTGCTTTAATGTCTGATAAAATTGAACGGCTACCCTTTGTTATTGGATTGAGCAGGGCTTCCAAACGAATTATCACTCAAAATTTATGGATTAGCTTGGGGGTCGTCGCTCTACTTGTTCCGGCTACGATAATTGGAATGGCAAATATTGGTATAGCCGTTGTTTTTCATGAAGGATCCACCATAGTAGTAGTTTTAAATGCTCTAAGATTATTAGCTTACAACGATAAAACCATTTAA
- the ychF gene encoding redox-regulated ATPase YchF yields MKAGIVGLPNVGKSTLFNCLSNAKAQSANFPFCTIEPNIGVVNVPDPRLEKLESLVNPERVVPATVEIVDIAGLVKGASKGEGLGNQFLANIRETDAILHVLRCFENDNIVHVDGNVNPLRDKETIDMELQLKDLESVDKKLEKVKRAAKTGNKEAQKEEQILLTIKKGLEEGKSVRSLDFEKDDYAELVKPLQLITDKPVLYVCNVDESAAVTGNDFVEQVKKAVAGEDAEVLVLAVGTEADINELDDYEERQMFLQDIGLDEPGSSKLIRAAYKLLNQQTYFTAGVKEVRAWTVDVGATAPQAAGVIHTDFEKGFIRAEVISYDDYVHYGSEAKVKEAGKMRVEGKNYIVKDGDVMHFLFNV; encoded by the coding sequence ATGAAAGCAGGTATTGTAGGATTGCCAAATGTTGGAAAATCAACCTTGTTCAATTGTCTTTCTAATGCAAAGGCCCAAAGTGCAAATTTTCCATTTTGTACCATAGAACCTAACATTGGTGTAGTTAATGTTCCGGACCCAAGATTGGAAAAATTGGAGTCTTTGGTTAATCCTGAAAGGGTAGTTCCTGCAACTGTTGAAATTGTTGATATTGCAGGTTTAGTAAAAGGGGCCAGTAAAGGGGAGGGACTAGGAAACCAATTTTTGGCAAATATTCGAGAGACTGATGCTATTTTGCATGTACTGAGATGTTTTGAAAATGATAATATCGTTCATGTTGATGGTAATGTTAATCCACTTAGAGATAAAGAAACTATTGATATGGAGCTTCAGTTAAAGGATTTAGAAAGCGTTGATAAAAAACTTGAAAAAGTAAAACGCGCTGCCAAAACAGGAAACAAGGAGGCACAGAAGGAAGAACAAATATTATTAACCATTAAAAAAGGGTTAGAGGAAGGCAAATCGGTAAGAAGTTTAGATTTTGAAAAAGACGATTATGCAGAATTGGTAAAACCTCTTCAGTTAATAACAGATAAGCCAGTGCTTTATGTTTGCAATGTAGATGAATCTGCCGCCGTTACAGGCAATGATTTTGTTGAGCAAGTTAAGAAGGCTGTTGCAGGCGAAGATGCTGAAGTGTTGGTTTTAGCTGTAGGTACAGAAGCTGATATTAATGAATTGGATGATTATGAAGAGCGCCAAATGTTTCTTCAAGATATTGGTCTAGATGAACCTGGCTCTTCAAAACTTATTAGGGCGGCCTATAAATTATTAAACCAACAAACCTATTTTACCGCTGGAGTAAAAGAAGTACGTGCTTGGACTGTTGATGTTGGTGCTACAGCCCCACAGGCAGCAGGTGTAATACATACCGATTTCGAAAAAGGATTTATCCGTGCTGAAGTTATAAGCTATGATGATTATGTTCATTACGGTAGCGAAGCCAAGGTAAAAGAAGCTGGTAAAATGCGGGTAGAAGGTAAGAATTACATTGTTAAGGATGGTGATGTAATGCATTTCCTTTTCAATGTATAA
- a CDS encoding T9SS-dependent choice-of-anchor J family protein, translating to MKKTTYLIISFLLITPLLRGQNTCETAVEANVGSATTVGTINGTAPTLICDSALNEDVANNGAWYTYTATVTGSANIFTNHDAPPYLDTNMFVYTGSCGDLECLANNDDRTFTDFRSEVNIPITQGTTYFIVFDNRWSAAGFNFLITESEVDCGEPISLPYSENFNDIETIVSCWDFVDNDGDNINWHLESDNSSSDNYVVSESQKIGLALTPDNWLISPAIDLTPYNSNDTVELSWEIRAPDVDSPNDNYSVYISTGNTVNDFLNGTLLFNEEPGANGAGGSTLVQRSVDITSEAGQIIYFAFRHHDTPESQLEIHLDNVAIDFTLTNSEYSMENLAHFYQPQQEILTIKSPNHNFKNLKLYNHLGQLVFYQSHQNAMKEIYNLSQIANATYIAKVQFDDGNSLTFQFPKY from the coding sequence ATGAAAAAAACTACTTATCTGATTATTTCTTTTCTTTTAATCACACCCTTATTACGAGGACAAAATACGTGTGAAACAGCTGTTGAAGCAAATGTTGGATCTGCAACAACTGTCGGTACAATTAATGGAACTGCACCAACTCTAATCTGTGATTCAGCACTAAATGAAGATGTAGCAAACAATGGAGCATGGTATACGTATACTGCAACAGTCACTGGCTCAGCCAATATTTTTACGAACCATGACGCACCACCTTATTTAGACACAAACATGTTTGTCTATACTGGAAGTTGTGGGGACTTGGAGTGCCTTGCAAATAACGATGATAGGACATTCACGGATTTTCGATCTGAAGTGAACATACCCATAACTCAAGGAACAACTTATTTTATTGTTTTTGATAACCGTTGGAGTGCAGCTGGATTTAATTTTTTGATTACCGAATCGGAAGTAGATTGTGGCGAACCAATATCGTTACCGTATTCAGAAAATTTTAATGATATAGAAACAATAGTTTCATGTTGGGATTTTGTTGATAATGATGGTGATAATATAAACTGGCACTTAGAAAGCGACAACTCTTCAAGTGATAATTATGTAGTATCAGAATCCCAAAAAATAGGCCTTGCTTTAACACCAGATAACTGGTTGATTTCTCCAGCAATCGATCTTACACCCTATAATAGCAATGATACTGTAGAATTATCTTGGGAAATTAGGGCGCCTGATGTCGACAGTCCAAATGATAATTATTCCGTTTACATTTCCACAGGAAATACGGTAAATGATTTTCTAAATGGTACATTATTGTTTAATGAAGAACCGGGTGCAAATGGTGCTGGAGGTAGTACTTTGGTCCAAAGATCTGTAGACATTACTAGTGAAGCTGGTCAAATAATTTATTTTGCTTTTAGGCACCATGATACACCAGAATCCCAATTAGAAATTCATTTGGATAATGTTGCAATAGACTTTACGTTGACAAACTCTGAATATTCAATGGAAAACCTAGCCCATTTTTATCAACCACAGCAGGAAATCTTAACAATAAAATCTCCAAATCACAATTTCAAAAATTTAAAATTATATAATCATCTTGGCCAATTGGTATTTTATCAGTCACACCAAAATGCAATGAAAGAAATTTATAATTTAAGTCAAATTGCCAATGCAACCTATATTGCTAAAGTTCAATTTGATGATGGTAATTCTCTCACTTTTCAATTTCCGAAATATTAA